The Mercurialis annua linkage group LG2, ddMerAnnu1.2, whole genome shotgun sequence genome contains a region encoding:
- the LOC126666966 gene encoding uncharacterized protein LOC126666966 translates to MQSIKEKVSNQLSRIFADSHHHNSSPDNSQARPVSGEGKSYSSYLPFNLPSLNFGGSKVKKQEHDLTPLQSLPVRWGSKGFKHQEEYSVKYHECNTITDDDYFENYCKDGKGSGAVSVSKGTDNTSGVNEDGESRRSSSDSDVYEETCEQQTPQSSLPDLMEESSFISLGLYEFLQSSLPNLVKGCQWALLYSTLKHGMSLRTLIRKSADLSGPCLLIAGDRQGAVFGGLLECPLKPTPKRKYQGTHQSFVFTTIYGEPRLFRPTGANRYYYMCLNDLLALGGGGNFALSVDGDLLHGTSGACDTYGNACLAHKPEFELKNVELWGFTHSSKYLT, encoded by the exons ATGCAGTCAATTAAAGAGAAGGTCTCGAATCAGCTGTCTCGTATTTTTGCTGATTCACATCATCATAATTCTTCTCCTGATAATTCTcag GCCAGGCCGGTATCCGGCGAGGGCAAATCGTATTCTTCTTATCTTCCTTTTAATCTTCCTTCATTGAACTTTGGTGGGTCTAAAGTAAAGAAGCAAGAACATGATTTAACGCCACTTCAATCACTTCCTGTTAGATGGGGTAGTAAAGGTTTTAAACACCAAGAGGAATACTCGGTTAAGTATCACGAATGCAACACGATAACTGATGATGATTATTTTGAGAATTATTGCAAAGATGGTAAAGGAAGCGGTGCAGTTTCTGTCAGCAAAGGAACCGATAATACCAGTGGCGTCAATGAGGATGGTGAATCTAGAAGGAGCAGTAGTGATAGTGATGTATATGAAGAAACGTGTGAACAGCAGACTCCGCAGAGCTCATTACCTGATCTCATGGAAGAGTCGTCTTTTATTTCGTTAGGATTGTATGAATTTCTGCAGTCTTCCCTTCCTAATTTAGTGAAGGGGTGTCAATGGGCTTTGCTATACAG TACGTTGAAGCATGGTATGTCGCTTCGGACGCTTATTCGCAAGAGTGCTGACCTTTCTGGCCCTTGCTTGCTG ATTGCCGGTGATAGACAAGGTGCCGTATTTGGTGGTCTGCTCGAATGTCCATTGAAACCTACGCCTAAGCGAAAATATCAG GGGACACACCAGTCATTTGTATTCACAACTATATATGGTGAACCAAGGCTTTTTAGACCAACTG GTGCCAACCGTTACTACTACATGTGTTTAAATGACTTACTAGCACTTGGAGGCGGTGGCAATTTTGCCTTGTCCGTAGATGGAGACTT GTTACATGGAACTAGTGGAGCTTGTGATACATATGGGAACGCATGCCTCGCCCATAAGCCGGAGTTTGAACTGAAAAATGTTGAG CTATGGGGATTTACACATTCATCAAAATACCTCACCTGA
- the LOC126666965 gene encoding pre-mRNA-processing factor 19-like: MHCSISGELPEEPVVSLKSGLVFEKRLIERHISDYGKCPITSEPLTMDDILSVKTGKIVKPRTVQTASIPGMLGMFQNEWDGLMLSNFALEQQLHTARQELSHALYQHDAACRVIARLKKERDESRSLLAQADRQIPMLATATAAANVSVHSNGKRAAENDDLGPPGKRLCPGISKDIIDELTNCNMALSTQRKKRQIPPTLAPIDAVERYTQLSSHPLHKTNKPGIVSMDINYSKDIIASGGLDSTAVLFDRPSGQILSTLSGHSKKVTSVKFVSEGDLFLTGSADKTVRIWKGSEDGKYDCRHILKDHEAEVQAVTVHATNKYFVTASLDNTWCFYDLSSGLCLAQVSDSSQSDASRTGGYTSAAFHPDGLILGTGTSDAVVKIWDVKSQGNVAKFEGHVGAVTAISFSENGYFLATAANDSVKLWDLRKLKNFRTLELYDSDTPTNSVEFDQSGSYLGVAGSDIRVFQVASVKAEWNCVKTFPDLSGTGKATCVRFGPDAKYIAVGSMDRNLRIFGLPKDEGQEME; this comes from the exons ATGCACTGCTCAA TTTCCGGGGAGCTGCCGGAAGAGCCTGTCGTCTCGTTGAAGTCTGGACTTGTCTTCGAAAAGCGCCTAATTGAACGCCACATTTCC GATTATGGGAAATGCCCAATTACTTCCGAGCCGCTGACAATGGATGATATTTTATCTGTCAAAACAGGAAAG ATTGTGAAGCCGAGAACTGTACAGACTGCTAGTATCCCTGGAATGTTGGGGATGTTCCAAAAT GAATGGGATGGTTTGATGTTATCCAATTTTGCATTGGAGCAACAGCTACATACAGCAAGGCAAGAGTTAAGTCATGCATTATACCAG CATGATGCAGCTTGCCGTGTGATTGCAAGACTTAAAAAAGAAAGAGATGAGTCAAGATCATTGCTTGCCCAGGCGGATAGGCAGATACCTATGTTAGCAACAGCAACTGCTGCAGCAAATGTCTCTGTTCATAGCAATGGAAAAAGAG CTGCCGAGAATGATGATTTGGGTCCACCTGGGAAGAGATTGTGTCCTGGAATATCTAAAGACATCATTGATGAACTGACTAATTGTAATATGGCTCTTTCTACACAGCGTAAGAAGCGGCag ATTCCGCCAACATTAGCTCCCATTGATGCTGTGGAGAGATACACTCAGCTTTCCAGTCACCCCCTTCACAAAACCAACAAGCCAGGCATTGTTTCCATGGATATCAATTATTCAAAG GACATCATTGCTAGTGGAGGGCTTGATTCCACGGCTGTACTCTTCGATAGACCTTCAGGACAAATCCTATCTACACTCAGTGGACACTCCAAGaag GTTACTAGTGTAAAATTTGTTTCTGAGGGGGATTTATTTTTAACTGGATCAGCAGATAAG ACTGTTCGCATATGGAAAGGATCCGAGGATGGAAAATATGACTGCAGGCATATCTTGAAAGATCACGAGGCTGAG GTGCAAGCTGTCACTGTCCATGCCACCAACAAATATTTTGTAACTGCTTCTCTTGATAATACATGGTGCTTTTATGATCTCTCCTCTGGCTTATGCTTGGCCCAG GTTTCTGATAGTTCGCAATCAGATGCCTCTAGAACTGGAGGTTATACTTCGGCAGCTTTTCATCCTGATGGCCTTATCCTTGGAACAGGCACCTCAGATGCTGTTGTTAAAATTTGGGATGTGAAAAGCCAG GGCAATGTTGCAAAGTTTGAGGGGCATGTTGGGGCAGTGACTGCTATATCTTTCTCAGAAAATGGTTACTTCTTAGCA ACTGCAGCAAATGATAGTGTTAAACTTTGGGATCTGCGCAAATTGAAGAACTTCCGAACACTCGAATTATATGATTCTGACACACCAACAAACTCTG TGGAATTCGACCAAAGTGGATCTTACCTTGGGGTTGCAGGCTCAGATATAAG AGTATTCCAAGTGGCTAGTGTAAAAGCAGAATGGAATTGTGTCAAAACCTTTCCTGATTTGTCTGGCACAG GAAAAGCAACATGTGTAAGATTTGGACCTGATGCCAAGTATATAGCTGTCGGATCTATGGATCGCAACCTCAGGATATTCGGTCTACCAAAGGATGAAGGTCAAGAAATGGAGTAG
- the LOC126667975 gene encoding uncharacterized protein LOC126667975 → MWYRPRLSPTRNIHRFCTAARRRVEDEGDWLYSSEWWGTDSISDAHTVFRSTSDKGNGVVSVLSYPSSKPSQVHWPETEKWLCKRYTEMNPGQERDARFKILGYQWRTLRFNEDTRQSTVKVMAAYKQSQPDSVFLMQQPHCLAVPYIKSMISAGFTTIASSNYDLVGAVCGRKTMRILCIGHGGGSLPLFLASKIRGAVVDIVEIDPLVISTSVQAMGFPAFSVMTSSNKRSLLKPSTIDEIMWRDIHERLHLYESDAEKFVVDTENTYDLVFIDAYDGDDIFPRKLWDADAPFLRSLDMRLHPEHGTVVVNLHADHEAFHPHSSISSFYEQLLPMNKHVHKVCQAYKDILVGNGTGFVFTVAVPWVCNKSMVVSRGLGMTDIKSSCDSIANAVVSKALEVENVMNLPFPCFEYIKRDFTLVD, encoded by the exons ATGTGGTATAGACCTAGGCTAAGCCCGACCCGGAATATCCACCGATTTTGCACTGCAGCTCGACGCCGTGTCGAGGACGAAGGCGACTGGCTCTACTCGTCTGAATGGTGGGGCACCGACTCTATCTCCGATGCACACACCGTTTTCCGTTCTACTTCCGATAAAGGAAACGGCGTCGTTTCTGTCCTCTCGTATCCTTCTTCCAAACCT aGTCAGGTCCATTGGCCGGAAACTGAGAAATGGCTTTGTAAAAGATATACAGAGATGAATCCAGGTCAAGAACGCGATGCGAGGTTCAAGATACTTGGATATCAATGGCGGACTCTTCGTTTTAACGAGGATACGCGACAGAGTACTGTTAAAGTGATGGCTGCTTATAAACAATCACAGCCCGATTCTGTTTTTTTAATGCAGCAGCCTCATTGTTTAGCCGTTCCAT ATATAAAAAGTATGATTTCTGCCGGGTTCACTACTATAGCATCGTCTAATTACGACCTTGTTGGTGCGGTGTGTGGGAGGAAAACAATGCGTATTTTATGTATCGGACATGGCGGGGGAAGCTTACCGTTGTTTTTGGCTAGCAAAATTCGAG GTGCTGTTGTTGACATAGTAGAAATTGATCCCCTTGTTATATCTACTTCAGTACAAGCAATGGGTTTTCCAGCTTTCTCAGTTATGACTTCATCAAATAAACGCTCATTGTTGAAACCCAGCACCATCGATGAAATAATGTGGCGAGACATCCACGAGAGGCTTCACCTCTATGAATCAGATGCCGAGAAGTTTGTCGTGGACACTGAAAACACATATGATCTGGTCTTTATCGATGCTTATGACGGTGATGATATCTTCCCACGCAAATTATGGGATGCAGATGCCCCGTTTTTAAGATCACTTGATATGAGGCTGCATCCAGAGCACGGTACTGTTGTCGTGAACCTCCACGCAGATCACGAAGCCTTCCACCCACATTCATCCATTTCAAGTTTTTACGAGCAGCTTCTCCCGATGAATAAGCATGTTCATAAAGTTTGCCAAGCCTATAAGGATATCTTGGTCGGAAATGGAACTGGTTTTGTATTCACTGTTGCAGTTCCATGGGTGTGTAATAAATCTATGGTTGTATCCAGGGGTTTAGGCATGACCGACATAAAGTCGAGTTGCGATTCCATTGCAAATGCTGTAGTATCTAAAGCTCTTGAAGTCGAAAATGTAATGAACCTTCCATTCCCGTGCTTCGAGTATATAAAGAGAGATTTTACGCTGGTTGATTAA
- the LOC126666967 gene encoding plasmodesmata-located protein 2 isoform X1: MGFHSKPYHHHLLYLSFFLLLFTNLAQSGTDYTTLVYKGCSKQSFQDPTGVYSQALSALFGSLVSQSTKTKFFKTTTGTGSTTITGLFQCRGDLSIGDCYKCVSGLPVLTDKLCGKTIAARLQLYGCYILYEVAGFAQISGMEMLFKTCGANSIAGSGFEERRDTAFNVVQNGVVSGHGFYTTSYQSMYVLGQCEGDVGDSDCGECVKTAVQRAQVECGNSISGQIYLHKCFISYSYYPNGVPRRSSSSSGSSSSSHGSSSGTGQTTGKTVAIILGGAAGVGFLVICLLFTRGLMKKHDDF, from the exons ATGGGTTTTCACTCAAAACCCTACCACCACCACCTCCTATACCTCTCATTTTTCCTCCTTCTCTTCACAAATCTTGCTCAATCCGGCACAGATTACACCACATTAGTCTACAAAGGCTGTTCCAAACAATCATTTCAAGATCCAACCGGTGTATACTCCCAAGCACTCTCAGCTCTCTTCGGTTCCTTAGTCTCCCAATCAACCAAAACCAAGTTCTTCAAAACCACAACCGGCACCGGCTCGACCACCATAACCGGTCTTTTCCAATGCAGAGGTGACCTGAGCATTGGTGACTGTTACAAATGTGTGAGTGGACTACCAGTTTTAACTGACAAACTTTGTGGCAAAACTATTGCAGCCAGGCTCCAGCTTTACGGGTGCTATATTTTGTATGAAGTGGCTGGTTTTGCTCAAATTTCTGGCATGGAAATGTTGTTCAAAACGTGCGGTGCTAATAGTATAGCTGGGAGTGGATTTGAAGAGAGGAGGGATACTGCGTTTAATGTGGTGCAAAATGGGGTGGTTAGTGGGCATGGTTTTTATACTACTAGCTACCAATCTATGTATGTTTTGGGCCAGTGTGAAGGTGATGTGGGGGATTCTGACTGTGGTGAGTGTGTTAAAACTGCTGTTCAGAGAGCTCAAGTTGAGTGTGGGAACTCTATTTCTGGACAGATTTATTTGCATAAGTGTTTTATTAGTTATAGTTATTATCCTAATGGAGTTCCGAGGAGGTCTTCATCTTCTTCGGGTTCGTCGTCGTCTTCTCATGGATCTTCTTCAG GAACAGGGCAAACTACAGGAAAGACAGTGGCAATAATATTAGGAGGGGCAGCTGGAGTTGGATTCTTGGTAATTTGCTTGCTTTTTACAAGAGGCTTGATGAAGAAACATGATG ATTTTTAA
- the LOC126666967 gene encoding plasmodesmata-located protein 2 isoform X2 produces MGFHSKPYHHHLLYLSFFLLLFTNLAQSGTDYTTLVYKGCSKQSFQDPTGVYSQALSALFGSLVSQSTKTKFFKTTTGTGSTTITGLFQCRGDLSIGDCYKCVSGLPVLTDKLCGKTIAARLQLYGCYILYEVAGFAQISGMEMLFKTCGANSIAGSGFEERRDTAFNVVQNGVVSGHGFYTTSYQSMYVLGQCEGDVGDSDCGECVKTAVQRAQVECGNSISGQIYLHKCFISYSYYPNGVPRRSSSSSGSSSSSHGSSSGQTTGKTVAIILGGAAGVGFLVICLLFTRGLMKKHDDF; encoded by the exons ATGGGTTTTCACTCAAAACCCTACCACCACCACCTCCTATACCTCTCATTTTTCCTCCTTCTCTTCACAAATCTTGCTCAATCCGGCACAGATTACACCACATTAGTCTACAAAGGCTGTTCCAAACAATCATTTCAAGATCCAACCGGTGTATACTCCCAAGCACTCTCAGCTCTCTTCGGTTCCTTAGTCTCCCAATCAACCAAAACCAAGTTCTTCAAAACCACAACCGGCACCGGCTCGACCACCATAACCGGTCTTTTCCAATGCAGAGGTGACCTGAGCATTGGTGACTGTTACAAATGTGTGAGTGGACTACCAGTTTTAACTGACAAACTTTGTGGCAAAACTATTGCAGCCAGGCTCCAGCTTTACGGGTGCTATATTTTGTATGAAGTGGCTGGTTTTGCTCAAATTTCTGGCATGGAAATGTTGTTCAAAACGTGCGGTGCTAATAGTATAGCTGGGAGTGGATTTGAAGAGAGGAGGGATACTGCGTTTAATGTGGTGCAAAATGGGGTGGTTAGTGGGCATGGTTTTTATACTACTAGCTACCAATCTATGTATGTTTTGGGCCAGTGTGAAGGTGATGTGGGGGATTCTGACTGTGGTGAGTGTGTTAAAACTGCTGTTCAGAGAGCTCAAGTTGAGTGTGGGAACTCTATTTCTGGACAGATTTATTTGCATAAGTGTTTTATTAGTTATAGTTATTATCCTAATGGAGTTCCGAGGAGGTCTTCATCTTCTTCGGGTTCGTCGTCGTCTTCTCATGGATCTTCTTCAG GGCAAACTACAGGAAAGACAGTGGCAATAATATTAGGAGGGGCAGCTGGAGTTGGATTCTTGGTAATTTGCTTGCTTTTTACAAGAGGCTTGATGAAGAAACATGATG ATTTTTAA
- the LOC126667977 gene encoding mitochondrial import receptor subunit TOM9-2-like — MASVGGRRRIGSGRDEGTVARWTRTVSDSSIVKTAKQAAGDAANVAKKLAKSTGKAAWIVGTTFLILVVPLIIEMDKEQQLNEIDLQQQSLLGAPPAGTIQK; from the coding sequence aTGGCGTCAGTAGGAGGCAGGAGACGAATCGGCAGCGGCCGCGACGAAGGAACAGTGGCTAGATGGACGCGCACCGTGTCGGATTCATCGATAGTCAAGACAGCCAAACAAGCGGCGGGCGACGCAGCCAACGTGGCGAAGAAGCTGGCCAAAAGCACCGGAAAAGCGGCGTGGATCGTCGGAACTACATTCCTGATCCTGGTTGTTCCGCTCATCATCGAGATGGATAAGGAGCAGCAGCTTAATGAGATCGATTTGCAACAGCAGAGCCTTCTCGGAGCCCCGCCCGCCGGTACTATTCAGAAGTAA